From the Acidilutibacter cellobiosedens genome, one window contains:
- the ispD gene encoding 2-C-methyl-D-erythritol 4-phosphate cytidylyltransferase, which produces MYKSYFVSAIIAAAGMSNRMGSKINKQFIHIDSKPILAHAIEKFETDRFVDEIVVVCREEEIEYCRREIVKKYGFKKVMKIVKGGKERQDSVYNGLMALDKKCDMVLIHDGARPFVKVESIEAGIKGVEENGACIIGVPVKDTIKLIKDECIIENTPDRRFIWAAQTPQCFFYDIIMKAYRQAVEDQFIGTDDGMLVERLGYKVKMIMGDYNNIKITTPEDLIIAESIVKEKDFIYMKNLIFRTR; this is translated from the coding sequence ATGTATAAAAGCTATTTTGTTTCGGCCATAATAGCTGCAGCCGGAATGAGCAATAGAATGGGGAGTAAAATAAATAAACAATTTATACATATAGATAGTAAACCGATATTAGCTCATGCAATAGAAAAATTTGAAACAGACAGATTTGTAGATGAAATAGTTGTAGTGTGCAGAGAAGAAGAGATAGAATATTGCAGAAGAGAAATAGTCAAGAAATATGGATTTAAAAAGGTTATGAAAATTGTAAAGGGAGGAAAGGAAAGGCAGGATTCGGTATATAATGGGCTAATGGCATTAGATAAAAAATGTGATATGGTTCTTATTCATGACGGAGCCAGACCTTTTGTAAAAGTAGAAAGCATTGAAGCGGGAATAAAGGGAGTGGAAGAAAACGGAGCCTGCATTATAGGAGTTCCCGTTAAGGATACTATCAAATTGATAAAGGATGAATGTATTATAGAAAATACTCCTGATAGAAGATTTATATGGGCTGCTCAGACTCCTCAATGTTTTTTTTATGATATTATAATGAAAGCTTACAGGCAAGCTGTAGAGGATCAATTTATAGGTACGGATGACGGTATGCTTGTAGAAAGATTGGGATATAAAGTAAAGATGATTATGGGAGATTACAATAATATAAAAATAACTACTCCGGAAGATTTAATAATAGCAGAATCCATAGTTAAAGAGAAAGACTTTATTTATATGAAAAATTTAATTTTTCGTACCAGATAG
- a CDS encoding PIN/TRAM domain-containing protein gives MVDKIIKGIITIVGILIGYGVMAALKSLNILDVSDLGLVGLVIYIGVSLIFGIIFFLLAPKFIKGEEKFIQFLEVELQKIPAADIAMGSIGLIVGLIIAYLLSQPFYNLKIPYLGVGISIILYLIFGYLGIKVATRKREDFVSTFSNLRKNIGKEKTKTTSKSCAKILDTSVIIDGRIADLCKTGFIEGPLIIPDFVLEELQHIADSSDGLKRNRGRRGLDILNRIQKELDMEVIIYDKKVDNAQEVDAKLLKLAQHLKGKVITNDYNLNKVAEVQGIEVLNINELANAIKPVVLPGEEMIVQVIRDGKESGQGLAYLDDGTMIVVEGGKKHIGETVGVLVTSVLQTSAGRMIFAKPKYLVDKAV, from the coding sequence ATGGTAGATAAAATTATAAAAGGAATTATTACCATAGTAGGAATATTAATTGGATATGGAGTTATGGCAGCTTTAAAAAGCCTAAATATATTAGATGTTTCTGATTTAGGCTTGGTGGGTTTAGTAATTTATATAGGAGTAAGTTTAATCTTCGGAATCATATTTTTTCTTTTAGCTCCCAAATTTATAAAAGGAGAGGAGAAATTTATTCAATTCTTAGAGGTAGAGCTTCAAAAAATTCCGGCTGCAGATATTGCGATGGGTTCCATAGGACTTATAGTGGGATTGATAATAGCGTATCTTTTGAGTCAACCTTTTTATAATCTGAAAATTCCTTACTTAGGAGTAGGAATATCTATAATTCTTTATTTGATTTTTGGGTATTTAGGTATAAAAGTTGCAACGAGAAAAAGGGAAGATTTTGTTAGCACATTTAGCAATTTAAGAAAAAACATAGGAAAAGAAAAAACTAAAACAACAAGTAAATCATGTGCTAAAATACTTGACACAAGCGTAATAATTGACGGCAGAATTGCAGACCTGTGTAAGACAGGGTTCATAGAGGGGCCTCTTATAATACCCGATTTTGTGCTGGAAGAATTGCAGCATATAGCTGATTCTTCAGATGGATTAAAAAGGAATAGAGGAAGAAGAGGATTGGATATTTTAAATAGAATTCAGAAAGAGCTGGATATGGAAGTAATTATATACGATAAAAAGGTAGACAATGCTCAAGAGGTTGATGCAAAACTTTTAAAGCTTGCTCAACATTTGAAGGGAAAGGTTATAACAAATGATTATAACCTTAATAAAGTAGCAGAGGTTCAAGGAATTGAGGTTTTAAATATTAATGAATTAGCAAATGCCATTAAACCTGTAGTATTGCCGGGAGAAGAAATGATAGTTCAGGTTATAAGAGACGGAAAGGAATCAGGGCAAGGATTAGCGTATTTAGATGACGGAACTATGATAGTTGTAGAAGGAGGCAAAAAGCATATAGGTGAAACAGTCGGTGTTTTAGTTACATCCGTTCTACAAACTTCCGCAGGTAGGATGATATTTGCAAAGCCCAAATATCTTGTAGATAAAGCAGTTTAG
- a CDS encoding CarD family transcriptional regulator, with product MFNIGDKIVYPMHGAGIIIAIEEKEILGEKRKYYIMKMPIGDMRVMIPVDNIEEIGIREIISDKEIKEVFNVLKGNITKMPQNWNRRYRLNMNKIKSGNVFEIASVVRNLMIRDKQKGLSTGERKMLNSAKQMLISEIVLVVGRDPEEAEELIEEAVNFSN from the coding sequence ATGTTTAATATAGGGGATAAAATAGTATATCCTATGCATGGTGCTGGAATTATAATCGCAATAGAAGAGAAGGAAATACTGGGAGAAAAGAGGAAGTACTATATTATGAAAATGCCTATAGGAGATATGCGGGTGATGATTCCGGTAGACAATATTGAGGAAATAGGTATAAGAGAGATTATTAGTGATAAGGAAATAAAAGAAGTTTTTAATGTTCTTAAAGGAAATATTACGAAGATGCCTCAAAATTGGAACAGACGTTATAGGCTTAATATGAATAAAATAAAAAGTGGAAATGTGTTTGAAATTGCATCTGTTGTGAGAAATCTAATGATAAGGGATAAACAAAAGGGATTGTCTACGGGAGAAAGAAAGATGCTTAATAGTGCAAAACAAATGCTTATAAGTGAAATTGTTTTAGTAGTCGGGAGAGATCCTGAAGAGGCAGAAGAATTAATTGAAGAAGCAGTTAATTTTTCAAATTAG
- a CDS encoding nucleoside triphosphate pyrophosphohydrolase family protein, which produces MDRATANNDKNVTYCDFQCKVAEVIIRHKSILDIITKLDECNSRINRAVVKSATSCGCISIKASKQEYDKNTLDEVRQSLKNHVEGNLCEVCKEKIEEEMGEYIFYLAALCDTLNISLTDVINTEYRNIKTLGIYNLK; this is translated from the coding sequence ATGGACAGAGCTACAGCAAATAATGATAAAAACGTAACATATTGCGATTTTCAATGCAAGGTTGCAGAAGTAATCATCAGGCATAAAAGTATTTTGGATATAATCACTAAGTTAGACGAATGCAATTCACGAATCAACAGGGCAGTAGTTAAATCTGCCACATCTTGCGGTTGCATTTCCATTAAAGCTTCAAAACAAGAATATGATAAAAATACTCTTGATGAAGTTAGGCAAAGTTTAAAAAACCATGTAGAGGGAAATCTGTGTGAAGTTTGCAAAGAAAAAATCGAAGAAGAAATGGGAGAATATATTTTCTACTTGGCTGCTTTATGCGATACTTTAAATATAAGCCTAACCGATGTAATAAATACTGAATACAGAAATATAAAAACTTTGGGAATATACAATCTTAAGTAA
- the disA gene encoding DNA integrity scanning diadenylate cyclase DisA, with protein sequence MKNDNLKQELYNSLRMLAPGTELRLGIDNIVRSKTGALIVIGNEEDVLKIIDGGFIIDKDYTPYYIYELAKMDGAVIISSDCKKILYANVQLLPDQNIFSQETGIRHRTAERVSKQTKALVVAVSQRRNIITLYKGNIKYVLRDTNQVLNKANQAIQVLEKYKTVFNQAINNLTILEFEDLVTVYDVAKIIQKVEMIERIEEEIERYILELGNEGRLITMQMEEIMSNVKEDKMNIIKDYWYHNQEKSYQKINEEIMNLSSEELLNLSNIARIFGYDNDNNSLDVNIYPKGYRILNKIPRISSGVLENVIKMFGSLQRILKASVSELDLAEGVGEIRAKIIKEGLKRYQDQVFIERHII encoded by the coding sequence ATGAAAAATGACAATTTAAAGCAAGAACTATATAATTCTCTTAGAATGTTAGCACCTGGTACAGAACTGAGATTAGGAATAGACAATATTGTGAGATCCAAAACAGGAGCTTTAATTGTAATTGGAAATGAAGAGGACGTTTTGAAAATTATAGATGGAGGATTTATTATCGATAAAGATTATACTCCATATTATATTTATGAATTGGCAAAGATGGATGGTGCGGTTATTATATCGTCAGATTGTAAAAAGATTCTCTATGCTAATGTTCAGTTGCTGCCTGATCAAAATATTTTTTCACAAGAAACGGGTATAAGGCACAGAACGGCTGAAAGAGTATCTAAGCAAACTAAAGCCTTAGTTGTAGCTGTGTCTCAAAGAAGGAACATCATTACATTATATAAAGGAAATATTAAATATGTTTTAAGGGATACGAATCAAGTACTAAACAAAGCAAATCAAGCCATACAAGTTTTGGAAAAGTATAAAACCGTCTTTAATCAAGCTATAAACAATTTGACTATTCTTGAATTTGAAGATCTGGTTACAGTATATGATGTAGCAAAGATTATACAGAAAGTTGAAATGATTGAAAGAATAGAAGAAGAAATTGAAAGATATATATTGGAGTTAGGAAATGAAGGAAGACTTATAACTATGCAGATGGAAGAGATTATGAGCAATGTAAAGGAAGATAAGATGAATATAATAAAGGATTACTGGTATCATAATCAAGAAAAATCATATCAGAAAATAAATGAGGAAATAATGAATCTTTCTTCTGAAGAATTGCTAAATTTATCTAATATTGCTCGGATTTTTGGCTATGATAACGATAATAATTCATTAGATGTGAATATATATCCAAAAGGATATAGAATATTAAACAAAATTCCCAGAATTTCTTCGGGAGTTTTAGAAAATGTGATAAAAATGTTCGGATCTTTACAACGGATATTAAAAGCTTCTGTATCAGAATTGGATTTGGCAGAAGGAGTAGGAGAAATAAGAGCGAAAATAATAAAAGAGGGACTTAAAAGGTATCAGGATCAAGTATTTATAGAACGACATATAATATAA
- the radA gene encoding DNA repair protein RadA, with translation MKLKTKYVCQNCGYETLRWLGKCPSCNAWNSFVEEVIKREEKTSHINTLDNISERKIERLIDVEIDEEDRIEIGIEEFDRVLGGGIVKGSLILVGGEPGIGKSTLLIQMANQLSKKGLKILYASGEESFKQIKIRAERLNLNSQELYIISETNLDIIEKGIDKILPDILIIDSVQTVYSSDIMSAPGSVSQVRESTYKLMKIAKEKAIATFIVGHVTKEGSIAGPKVLEHMVDTVLYLEGEMYHSYRILRAVKNRFGSTNEIGMFEMKDKGLEEIEDPSAALLSGRPMDTSGTVVVPSIEGTRPMLVEVQSLVSSTPFGIPRRVAMGIDYNKVILMIAVLEKKMGYKLQNYDVYINIAGGIKSKEPSMDLGIIISIASSYKDAFISPGTVVMGEVGLAGEVRSVSFVERRVKEAAKLGFDTALIPKANLKDIKDVKGIKIIGISSVEEGLNMVFGG, from the coding sequence GTGAAATTAAAAACGAAATATGTTTGCCAAAATTGTGGGTATGAAACTCTTCGATGGTTGGGAAAATGTCCTTCATGTAATGCATGGAATTCATTTGTCGAAGAAGTAATAAAAAGGGAAGAAAAAACTTCACATATTAACACACTTGACAACATATCTGAAAGAAAGATAGAGAGACTAATTGATGTAGAAATAGATGAAGAGGATAGAATTGAAATAGGGATCGAAGAATTTGACAGGGTTCTCGGAGGAGGAATAGTGAAGGGCTCTCTTATTCTTGTAGGAGGTGAGCCGGGAATAGGAAAATCCACTCTTTTAATTCAAATGGCAAATCAACTGTCCAAGAAGGGATTAAAGATTTTATATGCATCGGGAGAAGAGTCCTTCAAACAAATAAAAATAAGAGCAGAAAGGTTAAATTTAAATTCTCAAGAACTATATATTATATCCGAAACTAATTTGGACATAATTGAAAAGGGAATAGATAAAATTTTACCAGACATACTCATAATTGATTCCGTTCAAACGGTTTATAGTTCAGATATTATGTCGGCTCCGGGAAGTGTTAGCCAGGTGAGAGAGTCAACTTATAAGTTGATGAAAATAGCCAAGGAAAAAGCCATAGCTACTTTTATAGTGGGCCATGTGACTAAAGAGGGTTCAATTGCGGGTCCTAAGGTATTGGAACATATGGTAGATACTGTTCTTTATCTTGAGGGGGAGATGTACCATAGTTACAGGATACTTAGAGCGGTTAAAAATAGATTTGGCTCTACAAATGAGATAGGAATGTTTGAGATGAAAGATAAAGGACTTGAAGAAATTGAAGACCCATCTGCAGCTCTTCTTTCAGGAAGACCTATGGACACATCAGGTACTGTAGTAGTACCAAGTATAGAAGGTACAAGGCCTATGCTTGTGGAAGTTCAATCTCTTGTAAGCTCTACCCCTTTTGGAATACCTCGAAGAGTTGCCATGGGAATAGACTATAATAAAGTCATACTTATGATAGCGGTTTTGGAGAAGAAAATGGGCTATAAGCTTCAAAATTATGATGTGTATATTAATATTGCAGGAGGAATAAAATCGAAAGAACCATCTATGGATCTGGGAATAATTATATCTATTGCGTCCAGTTATAAAGACGCTTTTATATCCCCGGGAACCGTGGTTATGGGGGAAGTAGGATTGGCAGGAGAAGTACGTTCAGTAAGCTTTGTTGAGAGAAGAGTTAAGGAAGCGGCTAAATTGGGATTTGATACTGCATTGATTCCAAAGGCCAATTTAAAAGATATAAAAGATGTTAAAGGGATAAAAATAATAGGGATATCTTCAGTTGAAGAAGGATTGAATATGGTTTTCGGAGGATAA
- a CDS encoding ATP-dependent Clp protease ATP-binding subunit, with the protein MAMFGRFTESAQKVMLLAQQEAQKLRHNYVGTEHLLLGLLEEDEGIAAQSLKNAGLNVDILREQIIKAVGYGSYETDILGFTPRTKRVFELGFLEARNLGNNYIGTEHILLGLLEEGEGVAVVVLRSLGVDVEKLREDVIEMLTENNMKASQGDGRSRSSTPNLDKYSSDLNKLAKDGKIDPVIGRTKEIERVIQVLSRRTKNNPCLIGEPGVGKTAIAEGLAQKIIEGKVPDMIKDKRVVSLDLASMIAGAKYRGEFEERFKAVMKELKESKDVILFIDELHTIVGAGAAEGAIDASNILKPVLARGELQIIGATTTDEYRKHIEKDSALERRFQPIMVEEPTIEDTIKILEGLRDRYEAYHRVKITDQGIKAAVELSARYITDRFLPDKAIDLMDEAASMVRLKSITTPNGLKSLEDKLEELSQEKEEAINNQNYEKAAKVRDMERKIKAEMEFKKSQWDKEKKDSNIEVGYDEIAAVVSNWTGIPVNKMTMEESQRLLNLEKVLHEKVVGQDKAVEAVSRAVRRARVGLKDPKKPIGTFIFVGPTGVGKTYLAKALAEALFGDEDAMIRVDMSEYMEKYSVSKLIGSPPGYVGYDEGGQLTEMVRRRPYSVILFDEIEKAHPDVFNVLLQILDDGRLTDSKGRTVDFKNTVIIMTSNVGATLLKKQNVLGFTRQSSEEKEEYEKMKETIQAELRRTFRPEFLNRIDDIIIFHSLNETQVKEIVDIMIKNLQKRLKKMDINVKISDETRSFISKKGFDPEFGARPLERVIRSMIEDQLAEEILKGNVSKTDNILINYDGDKLIFNKEPVLNR; encoded by the coding sequence ATGGCAATGTTTGGAAGATTTACAGAAAGTGCTCAAAAAGTAATGCTCTTGGCTCAGCAAGAAGCTCAAAAGCTAAGACATAATTATGTAGGAACGGAGCATCTGCTTTTGGGATTATTAGAAGAAGATGAAGGTATTGCTGCCCAATCGTTGAAAAATGCAGGATTGAATGTGGATATTTTAAGAGAACAAATAATAAAGGCTGTAGGATATGGCAGTTATGAAACGGATATATTAGGATTCACTCCTAGGACTAAAAGAGTATTTGAATTGGGATTTTTGGAAGCAAGGAACTTAGGAAATAATTATATAGGAACTGAGCATATTCTTCTTGGATTATTGGAAGAAGGAGAAGGGGTAGCTGTAGTTGTCTTAAGAAGCTTAGGAGTTGATGTAGAAAAGCTAAGAGAAGATGTTATAGAAATGCTTACAGAAAATAATATGAAGGCATCTCAGGGAGACGGAAGAAGTAGGAGCAGCACTCCTAATCTCGATAAATACAGTTCTGATTTAAATAAGCTTGCAAAAGATGGTAAAATAGATCCTGTCATAGGGAGAACGAAAGAAATAGAGAGAGTAATTCAGGTGCTGAGCAGAAGAACTAAGAATAACCCATGCTTAATTGGAGAACCGGGGGTAGGAAAGACAGCAATTGCAGAAGGATTAGCTCAAAAGATAATTGAAGGAAAAGTTCCGGATATGATTAAGGATAAAAGAGTTGTATCCTTGGATTTGGCAAGCATGATTGCAGGAGCTAAATATAGAGGAGAATTTGAAGAAAGATTTAAAGCAGTTATGAAGGAGCTGAAAGAATCTAAGGACGTTATATTGTTTATTGATGAACTCCATACCATAGTTGGGGCGGGAGCAGCAGAAGGAGCGATAGATGCGTCGAATATATTAAAACCGGTTTTGGCTCGGGGAGAACTTCAAATAATAGGTGCGACAACTACTGATGAATATAGAAAACATATAGAAAAGGATTCTGCTTTAGAGAGAAGATTTCAGCCCATAATGGTTGAAGAACCCACAATAGAAGATACAATTAAAATACTTGAAGGGCTAAGAGATAGATATGAAGCTTATCATAGAGTCAAAATAACTGACCAGGGAATAAAAGCTGCTGTAGAGCTTTCGGCCAGATATATAACAGATAGATTTCTTCCCGATAAGGCAATAGATTTAATGGATGAAGCTGCTTCCATGGTGAGATTGAAATCAATAACAACTCCTAATGGTTTGAAAAGCTTAGAAGATAAGTTGGAAGAATTATCTCAGGAAAAAGAAGAAGCAATTAATAATCAAAATTATGAAAAAGCAGCGAAAGTAAGAGATATGGAAAGAAAAATAAAAGCAGAGATGGAATTCAAAAAATCTCAATGGGATAAAGAAAAGAAGGATTCTAATATAGAAGTCGGATATGATGAAATAGCTGCTGTAGTTTCAAACTGGACTGGGATTCCTGTGAATAAAATGACAATGGAAGAAAGCCAAAGACTTCTTAATTTAGAAAAAGTTCTTCATGAAAAGGTCGTTGGGCAAGATAAAGCAGTCGAAGCCGTTTCAAGAGCTGTTAGAAGAGCAAGAGTAGGGCTTAAGGATCCTAAAAAGCCTATAGGAACTTTTATCTTTGTAGGGCCTACAGGAGTGGGCAAAACTTATCTTGCGAAAGCTTTAGCGGAGGCATTATTTGGCGACGAAGATGCTATGATAAGGGTTGATATGTCGGAGTATATGGAGAAATATTCTGTATCGAAATTAATAGGTTCTCCTCCGGGGTATGTAGGATATGATGAAGGAGGACAGTTAACGGAAATGGTTAGAAGGAGACCTTATTCCGTAATATTGTTTGATGAAATAGAAAAGGCTCATCCGGATGTATTTAATGTTCTTCTTCAAATATTAGATGACGGAAGACTTACGGATTCTAAGGGAAGGACTGTGGATTTCAAGAATACGGTGATAATTATGACATCAAATGTAGGGGCAACTTTGCTTAAAAAGCAAAATGTCCTCGGATTTACAAGGCAGTCTTCAGAGGAAAAGGAAGAATATGAAAAAATGAAGGAAACTATACAGGCAGAATTAAGAAGAACATTCAGACCTGAGTTTTTGAACAGAATTGATGACATAATTATATTCCATTCTCTTAATGAAACCCAGGTAAAAGAAATTGTGGATATAATGATTAAGAATCTGCAGAAGAGGCTCAAAAAAATGGATATCAATGTGAAAATAAGCGATGAAACAAGAAGCTTCATAAGTAAGAAAGGATTTGACCCTGAATTTGGGGCAAGACCTTTGGAGAGGGTTATAAGAAGTATGATAGAGGATCAGCTGGCTGAGGAAATTCTTAAAGGTAATGTGTCTAAGACAGATAATATATTAATTAATTATGATGGAGATAAATTGATATTTAATAAGGAACCTGTATTAAATAGATAA
- a CDS encoding protein arginine kinase → MNRNRGDIVKWLDREGIDEDVVVSSRVRLARNIRDEKFPQRMSLNESQVVTEKILNAMEKSNLPEKYNFKRIEDLSSLERRAYVEEHLISPGLIEVPDKSSFFLREDEAVTIMINEEDHLRMQVLFPGLYLEEGWKLCSEIDDFLEKNIDYAYSEKFGYLTSCPTNVGTGMRISCMVHLPCLVLTGYIDSLISALNQIGLTVRGIYGEGSQILGNLFQISNQTTLGETEEEIVQKLKSVILEVIEKERNLRLKLLETQKIDMEDRVFRALGLLKYSRVITSSETMKLFSDIKMGIEMGIIKDIKLKDIDQLMILCQPSSLQRYYGKDMIPEERDIKRAELIRERF, encoded by the coding sequence TTGAACAGAAATAGAGGTGATATAGTGAAGTGGCTCGATAGAGAAGGTATAGATGAAGATGTTGTGGTAAGCAGCAGAGTGAGACTTGCCAGAAATATAAGAGATGAAAAATTTCCCCAACGAATGAGTCTAAACGAATCTCAGGTTGTTACGGAGAAGATTTTAAATGCTATGGAAAAAAGTAATCTGCCTGAGAAATATAATTTTAAAAGAATAGAAGATTTATCTTCCTTAGAGAGAAGAGCATATGTTGAAGAACATCTCATAAGTCCCGGACTTATAGAAGTTCCTGATAAATCAAGCTTTTTTTTACGGGAAGATGAAGCGGTTACTATTATGATTAATGAAGAAGATCATTTGAGGATGCAGGTCTTATTTCCCGGATTGTATCTGGAGGAAGGATGGAAACTTTGTTCTGAAATTGATGATTTCTTGGAAAAGAATATAGATTATGCTTACAGTGAAAAGTTTGGTTATCTTACATCTTGTCCAACTAATGTGGGAACAGGCATGAGAATATCGTGTATGGTTCATTTGCCTTGTTTGGTGTTAACGGGGTATATAGATAGTCTGATCTCTGCATTGAATCAAATAGGACTCACTGTGAGAGGGATATATGGGGAAGGAAGTCAAATATTAGGAAATTTATTTCAAATATCAAATCAGACAACACTGGGAGAAACGGAAGAAGAAATAGTTCAGAAATTAAAAAGTGTAATTTTGGAGGTCATTGAGAAAGAAAGAAATCTGAGATTAAAGTTATTGGAAACCCAAAAAATCGATATGGAAGATAGAGTATTTCGCGCATTAGGTCTGCTTAAATATTCAAGAGTTATAACTTCCAGTGAGACAATGAAATTATTTTCCGATATAAAGATGGGTATAGAAATGGGTATAATTAAAGATATAAAATTAAAGGATATAGATCAACTGATGATTTTGTGCCAACCGTCAAGTTTACAAAGATATTACGGAAAAGATATGATTCCAGAAGAAAGAGATATAAAAAGAGCTGAGTTGATACGAGAAAGGTTTTAA
- a CDS encoding UvrB/UvrC motif-containing protein — MLCQQCKKRPATMHYTKIVNGVVTEIHLCSECAKEYKDLDFDTNFSFHKFLTGLIDNIQGETVKENKYDLKCSYCGMDYNEFKQTGKLGCPNCYISFKEKLIPLLTEIHGHNNHIGKIPKASIGTIGIRTEIDKLKVQLDNYVKEEQFERAAVIRDKIKKLQKDIEQK; from the coding sequence ATGTTATGTCAGCAATGCAAGAAAAGACCAGCAACTATGCATTATACTAAAATAGTTAACGGAGTGGTGACGGAGATTCATCTTTGTAGCGAGTGTGCTAAAGAATACAAGGATTTGGATTTTGATACTAATTTTTCTTTTCACAAATTTTTGACGGGATTAATAGATAATATACAAGGAGAAACTGTTAAGGAAAATAAATATGATTTAAAATGTTCCTATTGTGGTATGGATTATAATGAATTTAAACAGACAGGAAAATTAGGATGTCCAAATTGTTATATATCTTTTAAAGAAAAATTGATTCCCTTATTAACGGAAATTCATGGTCATAATAACCATATAGGGAAAATTCCTAAGGCATCTATAGGGACCATAGGAATAAGAACTGAAATAGATAAGCTCAAAGTTCAACTGGATAACTATGTAAAAGAAGAGCAATTTGAAAGGGCGGCCGTTATAAGGGATAAAATAAAGAAGCTTCAGAAGGATATTGAACAGAAATAG
- a CDS encoding CtsR family transcriptional regulator, which yields MPRLSNIIEEFIKNLLDETDNGVVEIQRNELAQYFDCAPSQINYVLTTRFTPYKGYYIESRRGGGGYIKIVKVGISEDSDINDLLVNTIGQSISKTKAYSIIERLSEEGIVTEREGDMMKIAIGDRTLKNVYDNRNELRADILKNMLLVLLRE from the coding sequence ATGCCGAGGTTGAGTAACATAATTGAAGAATTTATCAAGAATTTACTAGATGAAACTGATAACGGAGTAGTTGAAATTCAAAGAAATGAATTGGCACAATATTTTGATTGTGCTCCTTCACAAATAAATTATGTCCTTACTACGAGGTTTACTCCATACAAAGGGTATTATATAGAAAGCAGGAGAGGCGGAGGAGGATATATAAAAATTGTAAAGGTGGGAATATCTGAAGATAGTGATATTAATGATTTGTTAGTTAATACTATAGGGCAATCTATATCTAAAACCAAAGCATATAGTATTATTGAAAGACTAAGTGAGGAAGGTATCGTAACTGAAAGAGAAGGAGATATGATGAAAATTGCAATTGGAGATAGAACGCTTAAGAATGTTTATGACAATAGGAATGAATTGAGAGCAGATATACTTAAAAATATGCTTTTAGTATTGTTACGAGAATAA